In Pseudomonas putida, a genomic segment contains:
- the pcaQ gene encoding pca operon transcription factor PcaQ — translation MNLDTRIKYRHLLCFLEIARQGSLARAADILAISQPAISKTLKELEDLLETRLFERSRQGVELTPAGTRFMRYAGPSVQALRDGVSSLRGEARAPSQVRIGVLSTVEGLLMPEVLCRLHQRHEALLISVVTGVSAQLLGQLHLGELELVVGRMTDSPQIQGLSFEHLYSESMALVVRPGHPLLASTPVERARVGHYPLVLPPPGTTIRQHADSLFVQCGIEPSAQRLETLSLALSRRYLLGSDAVWVAPRDAVLIDLRCGELAELDLGVREPGGSVGICRNAALAQSLPGQWVCEVLREVAGQYRDGLYP, via the coding sequence ATGAACCTCGACACCCGTATCAAGTACCGCCACCTGCTGTGCTTCCTGGAGATTGCCCGGCAGGGCAGCCTGGCCAGGGCGGCCGACATCCTGGCCATCAGCCAACCGGCGATTTCCAAGACCCTGAAGGAACTCGAAGACCTGCTCGAAACGCGCTTGTTCGAGCGCAGCCGCCAGGGCGTCGAGCTGACTCCGGCCGGCACCCGGTTCATGCGCTACGCCGGGCCCAGCGTGCAAGCCCTGAGGGACGGCGTGAGCAGCCTGCGCGGCGAGGCCCGGGCACCTTCGCAGGTGCGTATTGGCGTGCTGTCGACGGTCGAGGGCCTGCTCATGCCCGAGGTGTTGTGCCGTCTGCATCAACGCCACGAAGCGTTGCTGATCAGCGTGGTCACTGGCGTCAGTGCGCAATTGCTCGGGCAATTGCACCTGGGCGAGCTGGAGCTGGTGGTCGGGCGCATGACCGACAGCCCGCAGATCCAGGGGCTGTCCTTCGAGCACCTGTACAGCGAGTCGATGGCCCTGGTGGTGCGCCCCGGCCACCCGCTGCTGGCCAGCACGCCGGTGGAGCGGGCGCGGGTGGGGCACTATCCGCTGGTGCTGCCGCCGCCGGGCACCACCATCCGCCAGCATGCCGACAGCCTGTTCGTGCAATGTGGCATCGAGCCTTCGGCGCAGCGCCTGGAAACCCTGTCGCTGGCGCTCAGCCGTCGCTACCTGCTGGGCAGCGACGCGGTTTGGGTGGCACCGCGCGATGCGGTGTTGATCGACCTGCGCTGCGGCGAGCTGGCCGAGCTCGACCTTGGCGTGCGCGAGCCGGGCGGTTCGGTAGGCATCTGCCGCAATGCGGCATTGGCGCAGAGCCTGCCGGGGCAGTGGGTATGCGAGGTGCTGCGCGAGGTGGCCGGGCAGTATCGGGACGGCCTCTATCCCTGA
- a CDS encoding helix-turn-helix transcriptional regulator — protein MPPKHEVPTYLMQQRSELMDFHIRDQRGRPAETAPHRHEYFQIQINFGGDTVQHIGSVQRPFRRNTLAFILPHRVHVIPHPADSDFVVINFSQTFLLPHLACDPMDLEEVSILQAPELSPFRFQEHLDFCLDDADFAEVRHMLERMRELDGNRRFGTREVLKGLLLQLIGQVCGLYAEPLRELAEGNAAQLSRRAALGRMSDYLRRHIDDPDLNLHKVAAATYLSPTYLTHWLRKEIGKTFSELVLERRMHTARNYLLNGNRPVGEVARLCGFADEAYFSRRFRQIHGLPPGQFRRQQRDPDTPQVAMR, from the coding sequence ATGCCCCCCAAGCACGAGGTCCCGACCTACCTCATGCAGCAGCGCAGCGAGCTGATGGACTTCCACATCCGCGACCAGCGCGGCCGCCCCGCCGAGACCGCGCCGCATCGCCACGAGTACTTCCAGATCCAGATCAACTTCGGCGGCGACACGGTGCAGCACATCGGCAGCGTGCAGCGCCCGTTCCGGCGCAATACCCTGGCGTTCATCCTGCCGCACCGGGTCCACGTGATTCCGCACCCGGCCGACAGCGACTTCGTGGTCATCAACTTCTCCCAGACTTTCCTGCTGCCGCACCTGGCCTGCGACCCCATGGACCTGGAGGAAGTGTCGATCCTGCAGGCGCCCGAACTGTCACCCTTTCGCTTCCAGGAACACCTGGACTTCTGCCTCGACGACGCCGATTTCGCCGAAGTGCGACACATGCTCGAACGCATGCGCGAACTCGATGGCAACCGCCGTTTCGGCACTCGCGAAGTGCTCAAGGGGCTACTGCTGCAACTGATCGGGCAAGTCTGCGGCCTATACGCCGAACCCCTGCGCGAACTGGCCGAGGGCAACGCCGCGCAACTCAGCCGACGTGCCGCGCTGGGACGCATGAGCGACTACCTGCGCCGGCACATCGACGACCCCGACCTCAACCTGCACAAGGTGGCAGCGGCGACCTACCTGTCGCCGACCTACCTGACCCACTGGCTGCGCAAGGAGATCGGCAAGACCTTCAGCGAGCTGGTCCTGGAGCGGCGCATGCACACCGCGCGTAACTACCTGCTCAACGGCAACCGCCCGGTGGGCGAGGTGGCGCGGCTTTGTGGGTTTGCCGACGAGGCCTACTTCTCCCGGCGTTTCCGCCAGATCCACGGCCTGCCGCCCGGGCAGTTCCGCCGCCAGCAGCGCGACCCGGATACGCCGCAGGTGGCGATGCGGTAA
- a CDS encoding FKBP-type peptidyl-prolyl cis-trans isomerase: MKQHRLAAAVALVGLVLAGCDQQASTPELKTPAQKASYGIGLNMGKSLAQEGMEDLDSKAVALGIEDAVGKKEQRIKDDELVEAFTSLQKRAEERLAKASEEASAAGKKFLEENAKKPGVVTTASGLQYEVVKKADGPQPKATDVVTVHYEGKLIDGKVFDSSVERGSPIDLPVSGVIPGWVEGLQLMHVGEKYKLYIPAELAYGAQSPSPLIPANSVLVFDLELLGIKDPAQLQGEAPAEAPAEAPAK, from the coding sequence ATGAAACAGCATCGTTTGGCGGCTGCGGTTGCCCTGGTAGGCCTGGTACTGGCTGGCTGTGATCAACAAGCCAGCACTCCCGAGCTGAAAACTCCGGCACAGAAAGCTTCCTACGGTATCGGCCTGAACATGGGCAAGAGCCTGGCTCAGGAAGGCATGGAAGACCTTGATTCGAAAGCGGTAGCCCTTGGCATCGAAGACGCTGTCGGCAAGAAAGAGCAGCGCATCAAGGACGACGAGCTGGTAGAAGCGTTCACCTCGTTGCAGAAGCGTGCCGAGGAGCGCCTGGCCAAGGCCAGCGAAGAAGCCTCCGCTGCCGGTAAGAAATTCCTCGAAGAAAACGCCAAGAAGCCTGGCGTGGTCACCACCGCTTCGGGCCTGCAGTACGAAGTGGTCAAGAAGGCCGACGGCCCGCAGCCCAAGGCTACCGACGTGGTCACCGTTCACTACGAAGGCAAGCTGATCGACGGCAAGGTCTTCGACAGCTCGGTCGAACGCGGCAGCCCGATCGACCTGCCGGTTAGCGGCGTGATCCCAGGTTGGGTCGAAGGCCTGCAGCTGATGCACGTCGGCGAGAAGTACAAGCTGTACATCCCGGCTGAGCTGGCCTACGGCGCCCAGAGCCCGAGCCCGCTGATTCCGGCCAACTCGGTGCTGGTGTTCGACCTCGAGCTGCTCGGCATCAAGGACCCGGCC